A stretch of Armatimonadota bacterium DNA encodes these proteins:
- a CDS encoding prepilin-type N-terminal cleavage/methylation domain-containing protein, translated as MNNKGLLKRAARGFTLVELLVVMVVVAILGTIMFPVFIKSKETAKISECLSNMRQIGAGLRMYMDDYGDRFPAAVSYGSPEYWQPRNRNTLQGLLQPYVMNGMVYEITDGKKVYVNAGVFRCPSDSGVTDETICSCGIEKGMPVWKSTGSSYEYYASVQEDWAHSSVAVPWTSLSPLLASASGKERVGAPYKCIAYPTKKAVIGDLCLWHLGDQTPDNCVAYSNTLFADGHASRVRGTDHLEARLQQLSRWHTATEISSEK; from the coding sequence GTGAATAATAAGGGATTACTAAAAAGGGCTGCACGTGGTTTTACTCTTGTAGAACTGCTTGTAGTGATGGTGGTTGTCGCCATCCTGGGAACTATCATGTTCCCCGTCTTTATAAAGTCAAAAGAAACCGCGAAAATCTCCGAGTGTCTGTCGAACATGAGGCAGATCGGCGCAGGTTTGCGCATGTATATGGATGACTACGGCGACCGGTTCCCCGCTGCCGTTAGTTACGGTTCCCCGGAATACTGGCAACCAAGAAACCGTAATACTCTGCAGGGACTTCTTCAGCCTTATGTAATGAACGGCATGGTCTACGAAATAACAGACGGCAAAAAAGTGTATGTGAACGCGGGTGTTTTCCGTTGTCCCAGCGACAGCGGCGTGACCGACGAAACCATATGCTCCTGTGGTATCGAGAAGGGTATGCCGGTTTGGAAATCTACCGGCAGCAGCTATGAGTACTATGCCTCCGTTCAGGAAGACTGGGCTCATTCCAGTGTTGCGGTTCCATGGACATCGCTTTCACCGCTGCTCGCCAGCGCATCGGGCAAAGAGCGAGTGGGAGCGCCATATAAGTGCATTGCATACCCAACCAAGAAAGCCGTAATCGGCGACCTGTGCCTCTGGCATCTGGGCGATCAGACCCCGGATAACTGCGTGGCTTATTCCAATACTCTGTTTGCCGATGGACATGCCTCACGTGTAAGAGGGACCGACCACCTCGAAGCAAGGCTGCAGCAGCTAAGCCGTTGGCATACCGCAACTGAGATAAGTTCCGAAAAGTAA
- a CDS encoding DUF6754 domain-containing protein, protein MGDYANGAVYIVEGLLTFFILYKILSARRGQQLFIRRIPGLSVLDEAVGRATEMGRPMLFVPGICGLDIVGLQSMAVLSHVTKHAAKYGTRVIVPLFDAVLYTVAEEVSKDAYTSEGKPEQFNADDVRYLSGRQFAYASGVVGTMYREKVATIFYCGSFAAEALVLSENGHHAGAIQIASLAGTVQIPFFLASCDYTIFGEEYYAASAYLSREPTLLGSLVGQDWSKLVVVGIIVLGAISATLTLTLPGNPVVEFLQQNFFRFFCKGQ, encoded by the coding sequence ATGGGCGATTATGCAAATGGAGCGGTCTATATAGTCGAAGGACTGCTCACGTTTTTCATACTATATAAAATACTCTCCGCGCGGCGTGGACAACAGCTTTTTATTCGGCGTATACCGGGACTGTCCGTTCTGGATGAAGCGGTCGGTCGGGCAACTGAGATGGGTCGGCCTATGCTCTTCGTGCCCGGTATATGCGGGCTGGATATAGTCGGGCTTCAATCGATGGCCGTCCTCTCGCACGTCACCAAGCATGCCGCCAAATACGGCACGCGGGTGATCGTCCCGCTCTTCGACGCAGTGCTTTATACTGTTGCGGAAGAAGTCTCCAAAGATGCTTATACCTCTGAAGGCAAGCCGGAGCAGTTCAACGCAGATGATGTAAGGTATTTGTCGGGACGCCAGTTTGCATATGCGTCGGGGGTCGTGGGAACTATGTATCGCGAAAAGGTAGCCACGATCTTCTATTGCGGGAGTTTTGCCGCGGAAGCGTTGGTCCTGTCCGAAAACGGCCACCATGCGGGTGCGATCCAGATCGCGAGCCTGGCCGGGACCGTCCAGATTCCATTTTTCCTGGCATCGTGCGATTATACGATATTCGGCGAGGAATACTACGCGGCAAGCGCATATCTCTCCAGAGAGCCTACGCTATTGGGCAGTCTGGTCGGCCAGGACTGGAGCAAACTCGTTGTCGTAGGGATAATCGTACTCGGAGCGATTAGCGCAACCCTTACACTGACTCTTCCGGGCAATCCCGTGGTTGAGTTCCTGCAACAAAATTTCTTTAGGTTTTTCTGTA
- a CDS encoding DUF6754 domain-containing protein has protein sequence MGDYANTAVYVVEGLLCFFILYKIFSARLGQKLYIRRIAGLSSLDEAVGRATEMGKPMLFVPGLSGLDIIGLQAMAVLSHVTKHAAKYGTRVIVPLADAVLYTVAEEVSKDAYADAGRPELFNIDDIRYLSGRQFAWASGVVGTIYREQVATVFYFGYFAAEALILSENGQRAGAIQIAGTTETTQVPFLLASCDYTIIGEEYYATSAYLSREPTLLGSLVGQDWGKILIVGIVILGAISVTLAQVMPGNPIAGFLHCHFFRFFGGGF, from the coding sequence ATGGGCGATTACGCAAACACAGCGGTATATGTCGTCGAAGGGTTACTCTGCTTCTTTATATTATATAAAATATTTTCAGCCCGACTTGGACAGAAGCTGTATATACGGCGAATAGCCGGACTGTCGTCGCTGGACGAGGCCGTCGGGCGCGCGACTGAAATGGGCAAGCCGATGCTCTTCGTGCCGGGGTTGAGCGGGTTGGATATAATAGGGCTGCAGGCAATGGCGGTCCTCTCGCACGTCACCAAGCATGCAGCCAAATACGGCACGCGGGTGATCGTTCCACTTGCGGATGCGGTGCTGTATACCGTCGCCGAAGAAGTGTCAAAAGACGCTTACGCCGATGCGGGTAGGCCGGAACTGTTCAACATTGATGATATCAGATATCTATCCGGACGGCAGTTCGCATGGGCATCGGGTGTAGTCGGGACGATCTATCGTGAGCAGGTCGCCACTGTTTTCTACTTCGGATACTTTGCCGCAGAAGCCCTGATCCTGTCGGAAAATGGTCAGCGGGCCGGGGCGATCCAGATCGCAGGCACTACGGAGACTACCCAGGTGCCTTTCCTGTTGGCATCCTGCGATTATACGATCATAGGCGAAGAGTACTATGCGACAAGCGCATATCTTTCAAGGGAACCGACACTGCTGGGAAGCCTTGTGGGTCAGGACTGGGGCAAGATACTGATCGTCGGCATTGTCATTCTTGGAGCGATCAGCGTCACGCTTGCGCAAGTAATGCCGGGTAATCCAATAGCCGGGTTCCTGCATTGCCACTTCTTCAGATTTTTCGGCGGAGGATTTTGA